GAACCCGACGCGGCCCAACCTCACATCCAACGCGCCCAGCAACTCGCGACCATGACCGGCTCCCGCCGCCAGCGCCGGCGCATCGAGGAACTCGCCCGAGCGGTTACGCGCTCGCTCCGTTGAGCCGATCCCGCGCCGCATACAGACCGATCAACGTCCCCGACGTCCAGATGTCACCGCGGGCAATCATGTCTGGGATCTCCGACATCGGCACCCACTCGATGAGATCAGCCTCGATCTCCCCGGTCGGACTGCCGACCAGCTCGGCACCACGCACGAGGAACAGGTTGTGTTCGGAGTCGACCATGCCGGCCATCGGCTGATAGGTGATCAGGTGCTCAATCTCCTTGGGCCGATAGCCTGTCTCCTCCTCCACCTCACGAGCGGCCGTCGTCATGGCGTCCTCGCCCGCGTCGATCAGCCCGCCGGGCAGCTCCCAGCCCCACCGGTCGGCGAGGAAGCGGTGTCGCCACATCAGGAGCACCCGGTGCTGGTCATCGACCACCACAGCGATAGCCGCCCGGTCCAGATGCACCACGTGATGCTCGAACCGCTCCCCGTCCGGGATCGCGACGTCAACCAGGCCCAGCCGGATCCAGCGGTTGTCATAGATCAGTCGCTCGCCATGGACGATCCAGCGCGTCTGCTCCTCATTGGTAGCCACACAGCGAAGCTACAGCCCAACATCTCCGACGTACACGGGTAGCAGCAGACAGCGACTATCGAGCACTGCCGAATTGTTCAACACCGCTGCATTCGTATAGGGCACACGAGGAGGTCACCTCGGCATGCCCTCGTCAGACTGCGGGGCGAGGGGAGTGCCGTTGGGGGTGAACTGGTGCTTAGCCAGCAAGTCACGCCGAATCTGTCGGCGACTGGTAAAAGCGGTCAGACAGATGCCTAACAGCCAGCCAATCTTGATCCCCCAGGAACCGGGCTCGCCCATCAGTCTGAAGACGTCCGTCAGTGTGAACGGCAGGAAAACCAGGGATAGCCACGCCCCGAGGAGACGCACGAGGAAGAATCGGCCAAGGACGTCGTCTCGGACCCACCAGCGGTAGCGAAAGGGAAGCCGCTTACCGAACAGGCGGTAGCAGAGCCAGCGCCACAGGGGCGGGTGCTCCCGCAGACGCCAGACCACGCCGGCGCGCACGACGTCCAGCACGGTACGCAGGTCCGGCCGGGTCCTGCCGGGCTCGGCCAGATCGAGAAGGGTGCTCAGGAACTCCTCGCCTCGCGCCTGCATGAAGCGCGGCGGATACGCCACACGCAGCAGCAGGTGGCAGCGATCCGCGTATGCGTCGCTTCGGCGTTCGGCGGTGAGGCACTTGCGGCCGGTCATCGCGTTCCCCATCCCGGCTGCAGGGACAGGCGGTTCCGGGCGGTGGCGGCCAGCCGCGTCAGGCGGGAAGTTTCCTCGGCGAGGACGGTACGGCCATGGCCGGTCAGGTCGTAGTAGCGGCGGTGGCGGCCGGCGACGACCTCTTCCTTGACCACGGACACCAGGCCGTCGCCCGACAGCCGGTCGAGCGCGCCGTACAAGGTGCCCGCGCCAAGCCGTACTCGCTCCTCCGACAGTTCCTGGACGGCTTTGATCACGCCGTAGCCGTGGAGCGGGCCGTCGGCCAAGGCCAACAGGATGAGATAGCTCTGTTCGCGTAGCACCATATGCGATATATATCGTTGAGCGTTATATAGGTCAATGAGTGATCGCATTCGAACTGCTCAGCCTCGTCGAGGAGCAGACAACCGAGCCATCCATGTGTCCGGCCCTCGCCGTCTCTGCTGGCCTCGCCGAACCGGCTCATGCAATCCGGTTCTGTCTCTGATTTGCTCAGGAGCGTCCGGTACTCGGCAGAGTCATGCTCTGAACGAGTTGCCGAATTGTTCTTATGTAGATCAAGGCGGCGGCGCGGCGCGCCGCCGCACGGCCCGCCGCCCGCCCGCCGTCCGGGCATGCGGCCTGGGGGCCGGTCCCGAACGGCGCCGGGACTCAGGGCCGCGCGCCGCACCTCGCGCCCGCCGTACCTATCCAACCCGCCGTACCGGGGCCGCACCACCGCCATGAGATCTCTCGCTCTCTCTCTGACCACCGGGCCCAACCGCTTCGCTGTTCCTTCGGGTGCTTCACATTGGCGCAGGCCGCTCCGCTCTCCGCGGTTGCCACCCCTACGGTCAACTACGCCCGGAACGTTCACGGTCGTGCTTTAGAGCCAGGCGTACGGCGAAGTGGATGACAAGGAACTGAAAAAGAGCGCTAAGCAGCATGAGGAGCACGCTTACGCCTGAGATACCGAAATACATGATCTCTCTCTTATCTCCGCGTGACCAGCCTGTCCGCCCCGGCTTACTGAGTCTGAAAGCCGGGCGTCATGGTTGCCGGGGGTGATTGCCGATGCTGTTTGCGCAGGTGACAGCCTGGGAGTATGAGGTACTCCGACAGAAGCGGGGGGCTGTCTGGCGCGGAGCGAGAGCGGCGGCAGACACTGCGGCTTCAAGCGGCGGACATGTTCTCCGGAGGAATCAAACCACCGCGGGTGGCCCGCCTGCTGGGCGTGACGCGTAAGTCCGCCTGCGAGTGGCATCGGGCCTGGCTCAAGAACGGTAAGGCCGCGCTGGTCTCCAAAGGCGCCGCCGGGACCGGGTGCAAGCTCACCGACGAGCAACTGACCCGGCTGGAGGCATACCTGGACGAGGGCGCGCTCGCGCACGGGTGGAACGATCAACGCTGGACGGCCGCGCGCGTCACGGTGCTGATCGCCGAGAGGCTCCACGTCTCCTACACCGAGCGCGGGGTGGCCTATCTGCTGAAGCGGCTCGGCCGGTCGTTTCAGGTACCGGCGCACCGAGCCGTCCGGCGCGACGATGAACAGGTCGCCGATTGGGAACGGCGGGTGTGGCCGGCTTTAAAAGCACCCGGGCGGCCTGGGACTCCTGGCTCGTCTTCGCCGACGAGTCCGGCCAGGGCCTGAGGCCGCCCAAGGGCAGAACGTGGGCGCGCACCGGCCAGACTCCCATCCTGCCGGTGTCCTGCAGCGGGTCCGGCCGCGTCTCCATCGCCGCGCTGCTGTGTGTCAAGCCCGGTGAGCGGTCCCGGCTGATCTACCGCACGCTCACCTATCACCGTCGCAAGCACGAGCCCAAGGGGTTCAAAGAGGCGGCGTTCCAGGCTCTGCTGAACTCCGCGCACGCTCAGCTGGGCGGCCCGATCTCACTGGTATGGGACAGTCTGCCCGGCCACGTCTCGGCCCGGATGCGCGCCTGGATCACCGAGCAAAGAGACTGGCTGCTGGTCTACCGGTTCCCGCCGTATGCCCCTGACCTCAACCCCGCCGAGGGCATCTGGTCGGCCCTGCGCACCACGTTGTTCAACTTCGCCGTGGATGACATCGACCAGCTCACGACCCTGATCAAGAACAAGCTCAAGTCCATGCAGTACCGGCCTGGTCTCCTGGCTGGATTCATCGCCGAGACCGGCCTCGTCCTATCCACCCCACCTTAGTAACGCCCAGCTTTCAGACTCAGTACGTCGTCCACTGTTGATCCCACGACAGGCGCCTCTTTCAAGCCAGTGATGCGACATCCAAGCCGGTACCGCCCTCACGATCGCCTGATGAGGGTTAATCTCCGCACGGGGTTGGGGGCGATCGAAGGTCCGGGACTTCGTTCCTCAGCCCCGGCCCACCGAGCACCGGTGCGATGAAGAGGCAACTGTTCCGTGCTCGCTGCGTGCCCGTCAGGAGGGGGAGCAGGGGGAATCACGGAGACCTCGCGAGGAGAGCCGCACCCGCCTCGGCCTGGAACACAACAGGTCACCGGGCCGCGTACCGCAATCCTCTAACCCAGTGGCCAGTGACCACGAAAGGTTGTCCGTCCCGTAGGGCGCCCCGCCCTATCCTCGCTATCCCCGTGCTACTGGCTCGCTTCCCCTTCGGATGGGACGACGGCAAATGGGATGATCAGATCGCGTGGAGACGACGCAGTAGCGTCCGTCAAGAGATCTGCGCATCTCCCCACACAGCTCTATCCCCATCGCTCGGGCAGGTCTGATAATCGCTGCCAACCTTGTGGATGCGCGATAGGAGGACAAGTCGGAGACCGCCCTCAACATCAACA
Above is a genomic segment from Streptosporangium album containing:
- a CDS encoding NUDIX hydrolase — its product is MATNEEQTRWIVHGERLIYDNRWIRLGLVDVAIPDGERFEHHVVHLDRAAIAVVVDDQHRVLLMWRHRFLADRWGWELPGGLIDAGEDAMTTAAREVEEETGYRPKEIEHLITYQPMAGMVDSEHNLFLVRGAELVGSPTGEIEADLIEWVPMSEIPDMIARGDIWTSGTLIGLYAARDRLNGASA
- a CDS encoding DUF5313 family protein, which encodes MTGRKCLTAERRSDAYADRCHLLLRVAYPPRFMQARGEEFLSTLLDLAEPGRTRPDLRTVLDVVRAGVVWRLREHPPLWRWLCYRLFGKRLPFRYRWWVRDDVLGRFFLVRLLGAWLSLVFLPFTLTDVFRLMGEPGSWGIKIGWLLGICLTAFTSRRQIRRDLLAKHQFTPNGTPLAPQSDEGMPR
- a CDS encoding PadR family transcriptional regulator, producing MVLREQSYLILLALADGPLHGYGVIKAVQELSEERVRLGAGTLYGALDRLSGDGLVSVVKEEVVAGRHRRYYDLTGHGRTVLAEETSRLTRLAATARNRLSLQPGWGTR
- a CDS encoding IS630 family transposase (programmed frameshift) — protein: MRYSDRSGGLSGAERERRQTLRLQAADMFSGGIKPPRVARLLGVTRKSACEWHRAWLKNGKAALVSKGAAGTGCKLTDEQLTRLEAYLDEGALAHGWNDQRWTAARVTVLIAERLHVSYTERGVAYLLKRLGRSFQVPAHRAVRRDDEQVADWERRVWPALKAPGRPGTPGSSSPTSPARALRPPKGRTWARTGQTPILPVSCSGSGRVSIAALLCVKPGERSRLIYRTLTYHRRKHEPKGFKEAAFQALLNSAHAQLGGPISLVWDSLPGHVSARMRAWITEQRDWLLVYRFPPYAPDLNPAEGIWSALRTTLFNFAVDDIDQLTTLIKNKLKSMQYRPGLLAGFIAETGLVLSTPP